A stretch of DNA from Oharaeibacter diazotrophicus:
ACCGCAAATCCGAACGCACCTTCGCCGAAGGCCGGTAGACCAGCCCCAGCGACTGGGCGAAGCGGGCGCCGTGGTCGTGCACGGCGAGGAAGCCGAGGCGGTTGCGCTCGCGCGTCGCCCCGATCCGACCGACCGCGTCGGCGGTCACGGCGACGACGTCGACACCGCGGCCGGCGAGTTCGGCCCGCGCCGCCTCGAGCTGGCGCAGGGCCGCGGTACAGGGCTCCGACCAGCCTCCGAGATAGAAGGCGAGCAGCACGCCGCGGCCCTCGAAGGTCTCGGAGAGATCGCGGGGGCGGTCGTCGTGGTCCTCGAGCACCGGCAGCGTCAGCGGCGTGCGCCGGACGATCTCGGAGCGGTCGAGCCGATCGGCGACAGCCGCCATGTCGGCGTGGACGGCCGCCCTGCCGGTCGGGGCGCGCTGGCCACGGGGCTGTGCGACGATCATCTCGGCGAGGGACATCGGAAGTCTCCTGTCGTTGGACGGTGGATCCGCCGCGGCCACGGCGGGGCGAGACGCCCCAGTCACCCGGCGAAGCGGCCGTAGCGGCCGGCGGCGTAGACCAGCGACGACCCGGCGCCGACGGTGACGGCCCTGACCCGGCCGAGCACGATCGCGTGGCTGTGCCGCTCGATCGCCTCCTCGAGCTCGCAGTCGACGGTGGCGAGCGCCCCGACCAGGACCGGTGCGCCGGTCACCAGCGTCACCCAGTCCGCGCCGGCGTAGCGTTCGGCGCCCTTGAGGCCGCCGCGGCCGGCAAAGCGATCGGCGATCGCCTGCTGGTCGTCCGCGAGGATGTTCACGGCGAAATGGCCGTGGCGGCGGATCGCCGGCCAGGTCGAGGAGGCGAGGTTGACGTTCACGATCATCGTCGGCGGGTCCATCGACAGCGACGTCGCCGACGTCACTGTCGCGCCCGTCCGCTCGTCGCCGAAGCCGGCGGTGATCACGGAGACGCCGCCGGCGAGCGTGCGCATCGCGGTCCTGAGCGCGGCCGCGTCGGTTGCCGGGGCGTCCGTCCTCGCGAGGGCCAGGGTCATCGAAGATCTCCGTCGTTCTGCCGCCGGTCCGTCGGGACGGCTGGCCTGTTGGCTCTGGTAGCGAGAATGACGGCTCCGAACCAGAATTGTCGACCAAGTTTATAGCTTTTATAGATCGTTCCGGGAAACGCGTTTTCGCGGCTCGTCCGGGCCGGAGCGAAACCCGTTCCGCCGACCGTGCCGTACCGTCCAACGAAGCGAGGCCGCCATGTCCGAGACCGCCCCCGACCGCATCAACGTCTTCTGGTTCCTGCCGACCCACGGCGACAGCCGCCATCTCGGCACCTCGATCGGCGGCCGCGCCGTCGACCTCGGTTACCTGAAGCAGGTCGCCCAGGCGGCCGACCAGATCGGCTACCACGGCGTGCTGATCCCGACCGGAAAGAGCTGCGAGGACAGTTGGATCGTGGCCTCGGCGCTGGCGCCGTTGACCGAGCGGCTGCGCTTCCTGGTGGCGGTCCGGCCGGGATTAATCCCGCCGACGCTGGCCGCCCGCATGACCGCGACACTCGACCGGCTCTCCAACGGCCGCCTCCTGATCAACGTCGTCACCGGCGGCGACCCGGTCGAGAACAAGGGCGACGGCATCCACCTCTCCCATGCCGAGCGCTACGAGATCACCGAGGAGTTCCTCGACATCTACAAGCGCGTCCTCGCCGGCGAGACCGTCACCGCGAAGACGAAGCACTACGACGTCGAGAACGCGGAGCTGATCTTCCCGCCGGTGCAGAAGCCGCTGCCGCCGATCTACTTCGGCGGTTCCTCGGACGCCGGGATCAAGGTGGCCGCCCGTACCGTCGACAAGTACCTGACCTGGGGCGAGCCGCCGGCCGACGTCGCCGAGAAGATCGCCGTCGTCAGGGCCGCCGCCAGGGCCGAGGGCCGCGAGGTCTCGTTCGGCATCCGTCTCCACGTCATCGTGCGCGAGACCTCGGCCGAAGCCTGGAAGGCCGCCGAGGACCTGATCCGCTACGTCGACGACGACACCGTCGCCGCGGCGCAGGCGGTGTTCGCCCGGATGGACTCGGTCGGCCAGAACCGCATGAGCCGCCTGCACGGCGGCCGGCGCGACAAGCTCGAGATCGCCCCCAACCTCTGGGCCGGTGTCGGCCTCGTCCGCGGCGGCGCCGGCACGGCGCTGGTCGGCAACCCGGAGGAGGTTAAGGCGCGCATCGAGGAATACCGCCAAGTCGGCATCGACAGCTTCATCTTCTCCGGCTACCCGCACCTCGAGGAGGCCTGGCGCTTCGGCGAACTCGTGTTGCCGGACCTGCCGACGGCCCATCCGGCGCGCCGGCGCGAGGGCTCCGTCAACACCGGTCCGTTCGGCGAGACCATCGCCTCGGACATCCGCCCGACCGTCAGGGCGTCGGCGTCGTGAAGACCGTCGCCATCGTCGGCGGCGGCTTCACGGGCGCCGCCGTCGCCTTCCACCTCGCGTGCGCCTCGGACGCGCGCGCGGTCCGCATCGTCGTGTTCGAGCCCCGGGCCAAGCTCGGGGCCGGCCTCGCCTACGGCACCGACGACCCCGTTCATCGCATCAACGTGCCGGCGGCGAAGATGAGCCTGCTGCCGAACGACGAGGCGCACTTCGCGCGCTGGCTGGCGGCTGGCGATCGGCTCGCCGCCGATCCGGTTGCAGTCCGTCCCGACGGCAGCGCCTTCCCGGCGCGGGCGCTGTTCGGCGACTACGTCGCGGCCCACCTGCGCCCGCTCGTCGCCGACGGGATCGTCGAGCACGTCCGCGAGCCGGTCGCCGGCATCGCGCGGGCCGGCGCACGCTGGCGCGTCGCCACCGCGTCCGGCGCGCGGCTCGACGCCGACGTCGTCGTGCTCGCGACCTCGCATCCGCCGCCGGTGCCACCGACGGTGCTGCGCGAAGCCGAGGGCGCGCCGGGCTTCGTCGCCGACGCGACCGCGGCCGGCGCGCTCGACGCCCTGGCGACCGACGCCGACGTGCTCGTCGTCGGCGCCGGGCTGA
This window harbors:
- a CDS encoding peroxiredoxin family protein is translated as MSLAEMIVAQPRGQRAPTGRAAVHADMAAVADRLDRSEIVRRTPLTLPVLEDHDDRPRDLSETFEGRGVLLAFYLGGWSEPCTAALRQLEAARAELAGRGVDVVAVTADAVGRIGATRERNRLGFLAVHDHGARFAQSLGLVYRPSAKVRSDLRSVGVRLPDWTGGTGHALTLPSTLLLDADRTVRLFVPADPSGVRSDVAEAVAATLDESAFPTG
- a CDS encoding flavin reductase family protein, coding for MTLALARTDAPATDAAALRTAMRTLAGGVSVITAGFGDERTGATVTSATSLSMDPPTMIVNVNLASSTWPAIRRHGHFAVNILADDQQAIADRFAGRGGLKGAERYAGADWVTLVTGAPVLVGALATVDCELEEAIERHSHAIVLGRVRAVTVGAGSSLVYAAGRYGRFAG
- the ssuD gene encoding FMNH2-dependent alkanesulfonate monooxygenase codes for the protein MSETAPDRINVFWFLPTHGDSRHLGTSIGGRAVDLGYLKQVAQAADQIGYHGVLIPTGKSCEDSWIVASALAPLTERLRFLVAVRPGLIPPTLAARMTATLDRLSNGRLLINVVTGGDPVENKGDGIHLSHAERYEITEEFLDIYKRVLAGETVTAKTKHYDVENAELIFPPVQKPLPPIYFGGSSDAGIKVAARTVDKYLTWGEPPADVAEKIAVVRAAARAEGREVSFGIRLHVIVRETSAEAWKAAEDLIRYVDDDTVAAAQAVFARMDSVGQNRMSRLHGGRRDKLEIAPNLWAGVGLVRGGAGTALVGNPEEVKARIEEYRQVGIDSFIFSGYPHLEEAWRFGELVLPDLPTAHPARRREGSVNTGPFGETIASDIRPTVRASAS